In Bradyrhizobium lablabi, one DNA window encodes the following:
- a CDS encoding GlcG/HbpS family heme-binding protein has product MRIAIASVVVLGAVALLPPAAAAPFAEKKVLTLEIPRKIVATAEQEAARDHLAGVIAVVDDGGWPILIERMDHAAYLASVELAPGKARTAALFKKPSQALEDAINHGRVAAVTAQGFTEMQGGLPIVVDGEVIGAIGASFDTPEHDVQIAQAGLAAVPRPRD; this is encoded by the coding sequence ATGCGCATCGCCATCGCGAGCGTCGTCGTGCTCGGAGCAGTTGCGTTGCTCCCGCCGGCCGCGGCCGCGCCATTTGCAGAAAAGAAAGTTCTGACCCTGGAGATTCCGCGAAAGATCGTCGCGACAGCTGAGCAGGAGGCGGCGCGCGATCACCTGGCGGGAGTTATAGCGGTTGTCGACGACGGTGGGTGGCCGATCCTGATCGAGCGCATGGACCATGCCGCCTATCTCGCCAGCGTGGAACTTGCCCCCGGCAAGGCTCGAACGGCCGCGCTGTTCAAGAAACCCAGCCAGGCGCTGGAGGACGCGATCAACCACGGTCGCGTCGCGGCCGTCACGGCGCAGGGGTTTACCGAGATGCAAGGCGGGCTTCCGATCGTTGTCGACGGCGAGGTGATCGGTGCCATCGGCGCGAGCTTCGATACGCCGGAGCACGACGTGCAAATCGCGCAGGCTGGGCTGGCAGCGGTCCCTCGTCCCCGCGACTAA
- a CDS encoding porin: protein MARTAWLTVLAGLGLLLATASEASAADDIIATKAAPAASAQAPSQPATCTSLEEFVATACPLTWNGITVYGTIDGGVTWRSHGAPFNGTSAVGVDYLIQKYSRGPRWDLAPNGLTNSNIGIKGNEPLAPGWAFIFDLQAGFDPYSLHLSNGPHSDFQNIGVPLTSQDSYADSSRAGQFYNAVGYLGVSSPYGTLTVFRQNNLTLDAIFAYDPMSLSYAFSPIGWQGITCGVGDTQDCRFSTSVKYHVNIGQFRVAALWQFGGYELNNAATGSYQLQIGGDITNLAGGTLSLDAIGSYVQNAVSITLGGNTLPAVLPQFLTATLSDNSSVMLVGKYSNGPLKLFAGYEFIRYAPPSNRFAPGTGFSDIAGDFVCAACTAINGTNISNTAFDAGDKLFHVFWTGVKYAVTDNLDVIGAYYHYTQPTFGAFVNCTNPSAFSNCHGTFDAVSFVVDWQFAKKFDAYAGIMFSQVNGGLANGFLNRSSIDPTVGLRFRF, encoded by the coding sequence ATGGCTCGCACTGCTTGGCTTACAGTCTTAGCCGGCCTCGGACTCCTGCTTGCGACGGCTTCGGAAGCATCGGCCGCCGACGACATCATCGCGACAAAGGCTGCGCCCGCCGCAAGCGCGCAGGCTCCCTCGCAGCCGGCGACGTGTACCAGCCTTGAGGAGTTTGTCGCCACGGCCTGCCCACTGACCTGGAACGGCATCACGGTCTACGGTACGATCGACGGGGGTGTGACGTGGCGGAGCCACGGAGCGCCCTTCAATGGCACATCCGCCGTCGGGGTAGATTATCTCATCCAGAAGTACAGCAGGGGCCCGCGGTGGGATCTCGCGCCGAACGGTTTGACCAACTCAAATATCGGGATCAAGGGCAACGAGCCGCTCGCTCCGGGATGGGCTTTTATCTTCGATCTGCAGGCCGGGTTCGATCCTTATTCCCTGCACCTCTCCAACGGACCGCACTCTGACTTTCAGAACATCGGCGTGCCGCTTACCAGCCAGGACTCGTACGCCGACTCCAGCCGGGCCGGGCAATTTTACAATGCCGTGGGCTATTTGGGCGTCAGTTCACCCTATGGCACCTTGACCGTTTTCCGGCAAAACAACCTGACTTTGGACGCCATTTTTGCCTACGATCCAATGAGCCTTTCGTACGCCTTCTCGCCGATCGGCTGGCAGGGAATCACCTGCGGCGTGGGCGATACCCAGGATTGCCGATTTAGCACATCGGTGAAGTACCATGTCAACATTGGCCAGTTCAGGGTCGCGGCACTCTGGCAATTCGGCGGCTATGAGCTCAACAACGCCGCGACCGGCTCCTACCAACTCCAGATCGGCGGGGACATTACCAATTTGGCCGGCGGCACGCTTTCGCTCGACGCGATTGGCAGCTACGTCCAGAACGCCGTGTCGATAACGCTTGGCGGCAACACGCTGCCGGCGGTGCTGCCGCAGTTTCTCACCGCGACGCTCTCCGACAATTCGAGCGTGATGCTGGTTGGAAAATACAGCAACGGGCCACTCAAGCTGTTTGCCGGGTACGAATTCATTCGATATGCGCCCCCCAGCAATCGGTTTGCCCCCGGTACTGGTTTTAGTGATATCGCGGGAGACTTCGTCTGCGCCGCCTGCACTGCGATCAACGGCACGAACATCAGCAACACGGCTTTCGACGCCGGCGACAAGTTATTCCATGTATTCTGGACCGGAGTGAAATACGCCGTCACTGACAATCTGGATGTGATCGGCGCTTACTACCATTATACGCAGCCCACCTTTGGCGCATTCGTCAACTGCACCAACCCCTCGGCGTTCTCAAACTGCCATGGGACGTTCGACGCCGTTTCCTTCGTCGTCGATTGGCAGTTTGCGAAGAAGTTTGATGCCTATGCCGGGATCATGTTCTCGCAGGTCAATGGTGGCCTGGCGAATGGCTTCCTCAATCGGAGCAGTATCGATCCGACGGTTGGGCTTCGCTTTCGCTTCTGA